The following are encoded together in the Streptomyces sp. NBC_00341 genome:
- a CDS encoding AMP-binding protein: MPHDTIADLLLARCGDERPGLLTRDRSWTWDEVVQESAARAGWARKLRADGPFHIGVLLDNEPEYVFWLGAAALAGAAVVGINPTRRGAELAREVRHTDCQVIVTDPAGAALLDGLDIGVERDRFLVVGTPEYAAGLAGHTDVPRPVRTLGVTASTRMLLLLTSGTTGASKAAICSQGRLAALGASNSAKYDITREDTCYCPMPLFHGNALMALWAPALTAGAAIALTRKFSASGFLPDVRHFGATYFTYVGKAIGYVLARPETEQDADNRLTHAFGTEASPEDADRFLRRFGCRLVEGYGSSEGSGMLKRDPEAPTGALGTPARTGVRIVHPRTRETCPPAELDSYGRVRNPEQAVGEIVDTEGAARFEGYYNNDAANAERVRHGWYWTGDLGYVDRAGYFYFAGRSGDWIRVDGENTSALLTERVLRRHRGVVAAGVFGVPDPRSGDQVMAAVEIAEGTRFEDLDLPAFLARQEDLGGKSVPRFVRVSYALPTTGSNKLRKKEMQLEGWRTDDPVYRWAGRGGPVYTLMTDDEKAALRGEFLAAGRGRFLP, translated from the coding sequence TTGCCGCACGACACCATCGCAGACCTGCTGCTCGCCCGATGCGGGGACGAGCGTCCGGGACTGCTGACCCGTGACCGCTCCTGGACCTGGGACGAGGTGGTCCAGGAGAGCGCGGCCCGCGCCGGCTGGGCCCGGAAACTGCGCGCCGACGGGCCGTTCCACATCGGCGTACTCCTGGACAACGAGCCCGAGTACGTCTTCTGGCTGGGCGCCGCGGCCCTCGCCGGCGCGGCCGTCGTCGGCATCAACCCCACCCGGCGCGGCGCCGAACTCGCCCGGGAGGTACGGCACACCGACTGCCAGGTGATCGTCACCGACCCGGCGGGCGCCGCCCTGCTGGACGGTCTGGACATCGGTGTGGAGCGCGACCGGTTCCTCGTCGTCGGCACACCGGAGTACGCGGCCGGCCTCGCCGGCCACACGGACGTCCCCCGGCCGGTGCGCACCCTCGGTGTCACCGCCTCCACCCGGATGCTGCTCCTCCTGACCTCGGGCACCACCGGCGCCTCGAAGGCGGCGATCTGCTCCCAGGGCCGGCTCGCCGCCCTCGGCGCGTCCAACAGCGCCAAGTACGACATCACCCGCGAGGACACCTGTTACTGCCCGATGCCGCTGTTCCACGGCAACGCGCTGATGGCGCTGTGGGCCCCCGCCCTCACCGCGGGCGCCGCCATCGCCCTCACCCGCAAGTTCTCCGCATCCGGATTCCTCCCGGACGTCCGCCACTTCGGGGCCACCTACTTCACCTACGTCGGCAAGGCGATCGGCTACGTCCTGGCCCGTCCGGAGACCGAGCAGGACGCCGACAACCGGCTCACCCACGCCTTCGGCACAGAGGCGTCCCCCGAGGACGCGGACCGGTTCCTGCGGCGCTTCGGTTGCCGTCTCGTCGAGGGCTACGGCTCCAGCGAGGGCAGCGGCATGCTCAAACGGGACCCGGAAGCGCCCACCGGCGCGCTCGGCACACCGGCCAGGACCGGCGTCCGCATCGTCCACCCCAGGACCCGGGAGACCTGCCCGCCCGCGGAGCTCGACTCCTACGGCCGGGTCCGCAACCCGGAACAAGCCGTCGGCGAGATCGTCGACACCGAGGGCGCCGCCCGCTTCGAGGGCTACTACAACAACGACGCGGCGAACGCCGAACGCGTCCGGCACGGCTGGTACTGGACCGGCGACCTCGGATACGTCGACCGGGCCGGCTACTTCTACTTCGCCGGCCGCTCCGGCGACTGGATACGGGTCGACGGCGAGAACACCTCCGCCCTGCTCACCGAACGCGTCCTGCGCAGGCACCGGGGGGTCGTGGCGGCCGGAGTCTTCGGTGTGCCCGACCCGCGCTCCGGCGACCAGGTGATGGCCGCCGTCGAGATCGCGGAGGGAACCCGCTTCGAGGACCTGGACCTGCCCGCCTTCCTGGCCCGCCAGGAGGACCTGGGCGGCAAGAGCGTCCCCCGCTTCGTCCGCGTCTCGTACGCGCTTCCCACCACCGGCTCCAACAAGCTGCGCAAGAAGGAGATGCAGCTCGAAGGCTGGCGCACCGACGACCCGGTGTACCGCTGGGCCGGCCGCGGCGGGCCCGTGTACACGCTGATGACCGACGACGAGAAGGCCGCGCTGCGCGGCGAGTTCCTGGCCGCCGGACGCGGGCGCTTCCTGCCCTGA
- a CDS encoding SDR family NAD(P)-dependent oxidoreductase gives MGSLDGKVAVISGAGQGVGQGIALALASDGASVAVLGRTAAKLEATCAMLRERGVRAEPFVLDVRDTARIPAVVEDVAERLGRIDILVNNAYTGCYGPLLSLSDEQFQKGFDSGPFAAFAFMKAAHPHLKRAGGGVIINLVTSAMVRWDLSTYGAYAAAKSALRSLTRAAANEWGRDGIRVNAIAPHAASPAYAGWQDAHPEEAAEFCAAIPLGYVGDCEQDIGRAVAMLCGPDARYLTGATVPLDGGQANFG, from the coding sequence TCGCGCTCGCCCTCGCCTCCGACGGAGCGTCCGTCGCCGTCCTCGGACGCACGGCGGCGAAACTGGAGGCGACCTGCGCGATGCTGCGCGAACGAGGAGTGCGGGCCGAGCCATTCGTCCTCGACGTACGGGACACGGCCCGGATCCCCGCCGTGGTCGAGGACGTGGCCGAACGCCTCGGCCGGATCGACATCCTGGTCAACAACGCCTACACCGGCTGCTACGGACCGCTGCTCTCGCTGAGCGACGAACAGTTCCAAAAGGGGTTCGACAGCGGCCCGTTCGCTGCGTTCGCGTTCATGAAGGCCGCGCATCCGCACCTGAAACGGGCCGGCGGGGGAGTGATCATCAACCTGGTCACCTCCGCCATGGTCCGCTGGGACCTGAGCACCTACGGCGCGTACGCGGCCGCCAAGTCCGCGCTGCGCTCCCTGACCCGGGCCGCCGCCAACGAATGGGGCCGGGACGGGATCAGGGTCAACGCCATCGCCCCGCACGCGGCCTCACCCGCCTACGCGGGCTGGCAGGACGCCCACCCGGAGGAGGCCGCCGAGTTCTGCGCGGCCATCCCGCTGGGATACGTCGGGGACTGCGAACAGGACATCGGGCGAGCCGTCGCGATGCTGTGCGGACCGGACGCCCGCTATCTGACGGGCGCCACGGTCCCGCTCGACGGCGGCCAGGCCAACTTCGGCTGA